The following proteins come from a genomic window of Salvia hispanica cultivar TCC Black 2014 chromosome 4, UniMelb_Shisp_WGS_1.0, whole genome shotgun sequence:
- the LOC125219484 gene encoding protease HtpX-like isoform X2 has protein sequence MAAVSLSSLNFSVKLSPISFCSSAADTPLITFSAGFKLNQLKRERRSGNFVCRAASSVAIRDLDADDIRHPLDRQNTLILKAIPGLNEIGKALLGSVTEQVMLLENIGTSVLVSKNQLPELHELMIEAASMLNLEAPDLYLRQSPVPNAYTLAISGKKPFVVVHTSLVELLSRKELQAVLAHELGHLKCDHGVWLTFANILTVGAYSVPGIGGFIAQQLEEQLFRWLRAAELTCDRAALLVARDPKRWSSLS, from the exons ATGGCTGccgtttctctctcttccctCAACTTCTCGGTGAAGCTCTCCCCGATTAGCTTCTGCTCCAGCGCCGCAGATACGCCGCTAATCACCTTTTCCGCCGGATTTAAGCTGAATCAGCTGAAGCGTGAGCGGCGAAGTGGTAATTTCGTCTGTAGAGCTGCTTCGTCCGTTGCTATTCGCGACCTTGATGCGGATGATATCAGACATCCTCTCGATCGACAa AATACGCTGATTTTGAAAGCGATTCCGGGATTAAATGAAATCGGAAAAGCTTTATTAG GATCTGTCACTGAGCAAGTCATGCTTCTGGAGAATATAGGGACATCTGTTCTTGTTTCCAAGAATCAG CTTCCTGAACTACACGAGTTGATGATAGAGGCTGCCAGTATGCTCAACCTTGAGGCACCGGACCTTTATTTACGCCAAAGCCCCGTGCCTAATGCATACACTTTGGCCATCAGTGGGAAGAAACCTTTTGTTGTTGTTCATACAAGCTTAGTGGAGCTTTTGTCGAGAAAGGAGTTGCAG GCTGTTCTGGCTCATGAGTTGGGTCATCTCAAGTGTGACCATGGTGTATGGCTTACATTTGCTAATATTCTTACTGTTGGAGCATATTCTGTGCCTG GTATTGGTGGTTTTATTGCTCAACAATTAGAAGAACAGCTTTTCCGTTGGCTTCGGGCAGCAGAACTTACTTGTGATAGGGCAGCTCTTCTGGTTGCTCGGGATCCAAAG AGGTGGTCATCTCTGTCCTGA
- the LOC125219484 gene encoding protease HtpX homolog isoform X1, with translation MAAVSLSSLNFSVKLSPISFCSSAADTPLITFSAGFKLNQLKRERRSGNFVCRAASSVAIRDLDADDIRHPLDRQNTLILKAIPGLNEIGKALLGSVTEQVMLLENIGTSVLVSKNQLPELHELMIEAASMLNLEAPDLYLRQSPVPNAYTLAISGKKPFVVVHTSLVELLSRKELQAVLAHELGHLKCDHGVWLTFANILTVGAYSVPGIGGFIAQQLEEQLFRWLRAAELTCDRAALLVARDPKVVISVLMKLAGGCPSMADQLNVDAFLEQARSYEKASSSAVGWYIRNAQTKQLSHPLPVLRAREIDEWSRSQEYQSLVKRVKWSNSV, from the exons ATGGCTGccgtttctctctcttccctCAACTTCTCGGTGAAGCTCTCCCCGATTAGCTTCTGCTCCAGCGCCGCAGATACGCCGCTAATCACCTTTTCCGCCGGATTTAAGCTGAATCAGCTGAAGCGTGAGCGGCGAAGTGGTAATTTCGTCTGTAGAGCTGCTTCGTCCGTTGCTATTCGCGACCTTGATGCGGATGATATCAGACATCCTCTCGATCGACAa AATACGCTGATTTTGAAAGCGATTCCGGGATTAAATGAAATCGGAAAAGCTTTATTAG GATCTGTCACTGAGCAAGTCATGCTTCTGGAGAATATAGGGACATCTGTTCTTGTTTCCAAGAATCAG CTTCCTGAACTACACGAGTTGATGATAGAGGCTGCCAGTATGCTCAACCTTGAGGCACCGGACCTTTATTTACGCCAAAGCCCCGTGCCTAATGCATACACTTTGGCCATCAGTGGGAAGAAACCTTTTGTTGTTGTTCATACAAGCTTAGTGGAGCTTTTGTCGAGAAAGGAGTTGCAG GCTGTTCTGGCTCATGAGTTGGGTCATCTCAAGTGTGACCATGGTGTATGGCTTACATTTGCTAATATTCTTACTGTTGGAGCATATTCTGTGCCTG GTATTGGTGGTTTTATTGCTCAACAATTAGAAGAACAGCTTTTCCGTTGGCTTCGGGCAGCAGAACTTACTTGTGATAGGGCAGCTCTTCTGGTTGCTCGGGATCCAAAG GTGGTCATCTCTGTCCTGATGAAACTAGCTGGTGGCTGCCCCTCAATGGCGGATCAGTTAAATGTGGATGCATTCTTGGAGCAAGCACGATCTTATGAAAAGGCGTCTTCTAGCGCAGTTGGGTGGTATATAAG AAATGCTCAAACGAAGCAACTTTCCCATCCTCTTCCTGTTCTCCGTGCACGTGAGATTGATGAATGGTCTAGAAGTCAAGAGTACCAATCTTTGGTTAAGCGCGTGAAGTGGAGTAACTCTGTGTAA
- the LOC125219483 gene encoding nonsense-mediated mRNA decay factor SMG9-like isoform X2, with protein MAGSGVGNPNTAPKILLAKPGLVAAGKFNRGGGAEEDGAALRSRLPSVGSLNLLSDSWDFQIDRFLPFLTDNTEFTVVGVIGPPGVGKSTILNEIYGFDSSSPGMLPPFGVESEETRVMARHLTVGIEPRVSSERIILLDTQPVFSPSVLAEMIRPDGSSTISVISGESLSAELAHEMMSIQLGVLLASVCHIIIVVSEGVHDASMWRLMMTVNLLKHGIPDPSSTTLSHPQSSDKEAANKPLVESGDEYMAAPIFVHTRVRDHDNTPQNSQALQKALAQCFGTSRSVSEGQDAARGAQDKKLFLVPAKGKDGSSRPLYESYASALWKVRDQVLSMTTSSFSRTVSEREWLKNSGKVWELIKNSPTIADYCATLQTSGLYRK; from the exons ATGGCAGGAAGCGGCGTTGGGAACCCTAACACAGCCCCCAAAATACTGCTAGCAAAGCCCGGCCTTGTCGCCGCCGGAAAATTCAATCGAGGCGGCGGAGCCGAGGAGGACGGCGCGGCGCTGCGCTCTCGCCTCCCCTCCGTTGGGTCTCTGAATCTCCTCTCCGATTCCTGGGATTTTCAGATTGATCGATTTCTACCG TTTTTGACGGACAACACTGAGTTTACCGTGGTGGGTGTGATTGGCCCACCGGGTGTGGGGAAATCAACCATTTTGAATGAAATTTATGGCTTTGATTCTTCCTCGCCAG GTATGCTGCCTCCTTTTGGCGTGGAATCGGAGGAAACAAGGGTGATGGCTAGGCATTTAACGGTAGGAATCGAGCCCAGGGTCTCCTCCGAAAGGATCATACTTCTCGATACACAG CCCGTATTTAGTCCCTCGGTTTTAGCAGAGATGATTAGGCCCGATGGGTCATCCACAATCTCAGTAATAAGTGGCGAATCATTATCTGCAGAGCTAGCTCATGAGATGATGAGCATACAG CTTGGCGTTCTGCTTGCATCTGTTTGTCATATTATCATCGTGGTATCTGAGGGAGTTCACGATGCCAGCATGTGGCGCTTGATGATGACG GTGAATCTATTAAAACACGGCATACCCGATCCGTCTTCCACGACTCTGTCTCATCCACAGAGCTCCGACAAAGAAGCTGCTAACAAGCCTCTGGTGGAGAGCGGAGACGAATACATGGCTGCTCCCATTTTTGTGCACACGAGGGTCCGCGACCACGACAACACTCCACAGAACTCTCAGGCGCTGCAGAAAGCCCTCGCACAGTGCTTTGGCACGTCCCGGTCTGTGAGTGAAGGCCAAGATGCAGCGAGAGGCGCTCAGGACAAGAAACTGTTTCTTGTCCCGGCCAAGGGTAAAGATGGCTCGTCTAGGCCGCTCTACGAAAGCTATGCATCTGCCCTTTGGAAAGTGAGGGATCAG GTGTTGTCGATGACCACGTCGTCGTTTTCACGGACGGTTTCAGAGCGTGAGTGGCTGAAGAACTCCGGCAAGGTATGGGAGCTGATCAAGAATTCTCCAACTATTGCAGATTATTGCGCTACGCTTCAAACATCTGGTTTATATAGGAAATAG
- the LOC125219483 gene encoding nonsense-mediated mRNA decay factor SMG9-like isoform X1 yields MAGSGVGNPNTAPKILLAKPGLVAAGKFNRGGGAEEDGAALRSRLPSVGSLNLLSDSWDFQIDRFLPFLTDNTEFTVVGVIGPPGVGKSTILNEIYGFDSSSPGMLPPFGVESEETRVMARHLTVGIEPRVSSERIILLDTQPVFSPSVLAEMIRPDGSSTISVISGESLSAELAHEMMSIQLGVLLASVCHIIIVVSEGVHDASMWRLMMTQVNLLKHGIPDPSSTTLSHPQSSDKEAANKPLVESGDEYMAAPIFVHTRVRDHDNTPQNSQALQKALAQCFGTSRSVSEGQDAARGAQDKKLFLVPAKGKDGSSRPLYESYASALWKVRDQVLSMTTSSFSRTVSEREWLKNSGKVWELIKNSPTIADYCATLQTSGLYRK; encoded by the exons ATGGCAGGAAGCGGCGTTGGGAACCCTAACACAGCCCCCAAAATACTGCTAGCAAAGCCCGGCCTTGTCGCCGCCGGAAAATTCAATCGAGGCGGCGGAGCCGAGGAGGACGGCGCGGCGCTGCGCTCTCGCCTCCCCTCCGTTGGGTCTCTGAATCTCCTCTCCGATTCCTGGGATTTTCAGATTGATCGATTTCTACCG TTTTTGACGGACAACACTGAGTTTACCGTGGTGGGTGTGATTGGCCCACCGGGTGTGGGGAAATCAACCATTTTGAATGAAATTTATGGCTTTGATTCTTCCTCGCCAG GTATGCTGCCTCCTTTTGGCGTGGAATCGGAGGAAACAAGGGTGATGGCTAGGCATTTAACGGTAGGAATCGAGCCCAGGGTCTCCTCCGAAAGGATCATACTTCTCGATACACAG CCCGTATTTAGTCCCTCGGTTTTAGCAGAGATGATTAGGCCCGATGGGTCATCCACAATCTCAGTAATAAGTGGCGAATCATTATCTGCAGAGCTAGCTCATGAGATGATGAGCATACAG CTTGGCGTTCTGCTTGCATCTGTTTGTCATATTATCATCGTGGTATCTGAGGGAGTTCACGATGCCAGCATGTGGCGCTTGATGATGACG CAGGTGAATCTATTAAAACACGGCATACCCGATCCGTCTTCCACGACTCTGTCTCATCCACAGAGCTCCGACAAAGAAGCTGCTAACAAGCCTCTGGTGGAGAGCGGAGACGAATACATGGCTGCTCCCATTTTTGTGCACACGAGGGTCCGCGACCACGACAACACTCCACAGAACTCTCAGGCGCTGCAGAAAGCCCTCGCACAGTGCTTTGGCACGTCCCGGTCTGTGAGTGAAGGCCAAGATGCAGCGAGAGGCGCTCAGGACAAGAAACTGTTTCTTGTCCCGGCCAAGGGTAAAGATGGCTCGTCTAGGCCGCTCTACGAAAGCTATGCATCTGCCCTTTGGAAAGTGAGGGATCAG GTGTTGTCGATGACCACGTCGTCGTTTTCACGGACGGTTTCAGAGCGTGAGTGGCTGAAGAACTCCGGCAAGGTATGGGAGCTGATCAAGAATTCTCCAACTATTGCAGATTATTGCGCTACGCTTCAAACATCTGGTTTATATAGGAAATAG
- the LOC125219482 gene encoding uncharacterized protein LOC125219482, translating into MKIRNIFITCLWFALASADTLQNSDFELPPTDWNETSSAFFQLNGSSIPGWTHDGAVQYVTAGGELSLPRNGHAILLQEDGKINQTFVANGEEMQYLLTFTLGRRAQKNCTANASLVVSAPDSSAQFSLTLKYGKESWEVYGYHLGSWGGGESVNLVIESQDIDAEPESTCWPVVDAVMLSTVGSLKQGDDNLLPNGGFELGPAFPDFPNDGVLLDSEPSLIESALQQWTVTGTVKYIDAKNFFVPEGKAAVEIVSGVSAGVQTAKQLDQGSDYNLEFMLGDANDSCSGVLVVGVAAGSSAQNFTIQSNGTGSAKKYAMTFKGAGPSPTSISFHSYTTTQRDDGVFCGPVVDGVVLKVSSGHKTYMQFSFLMTVLLATVLKLGKLI; encoded by the exons ATGAAGATAAGGAATATTTTCATCACATGCTTATGGTTTGCTTTAGCTTCAGCAG ATACTCTGCAGAATTCGGATTTCGAACTCCCACCAACTGACTGGAACGAAACATCCTCTGCATTCTTTCAACTGAACGGCAGTAGCATCCCGGGGTGGACACACGACGGCGCAGTGCAGTATGTCACGGCTGGAGGTGAGCTGTCGCTGCCGAGAAACGGGCATGCTATACTGCTGCAGGAAGATGGCAAGATCAACCAAACTTTTGTGGCTAATGGGGAGGAAATGCAGTACCTTTTAACGTTCACTTTGGGGAGGAGGGCTCAGAAGAACTGCACTGCCAACGCAAGCCTTGTGGTTTCCGCGCCGGATAGCTCTGCTCAGTTTTCGTTGACGCTGAAGTATGGGAAAGAATCGTGGGAGGTTTACGGGTATCATTTGGGGAGCTGGGGAGGTGGAGAGTCTGTAAACTTGGTTATAGAAAGTCAGGATATTGATGCAGAACCCGAATCCACGTGTTGGCCTGTTGTCGACGCGGTTATGTTGAGCACTGTGGGATCACTCAAGCAAGGGGATG ATAATCTGCTGCCAAATGGTGGATTTGAGCTAGGGCCAGCTTTCCCAGATTTTCCCAATGATGGAGTTCTATTGGATTCAGAACCAAGTCTGATTGAATCTGCTCTGCAGCAATGGACTGTAACAGGAACTGTTAAATACATAGACGCAAAAAACTTCTTTGTCCCAGAAGGAAAGGCTGCTGTTGAGATCGTATCAGGAGTCTCTGCAGGGGTGCAAACAGCTAAACAACTCGACCAAGGATCAGATTACAACTTGGAATTCATGCTGGGAGATGCAAACGACTCTTGCTCAGGAGTTCTTGTAGTAGGGGTTGCAGCAGGATCATCAGCGCAGAATTTCACAATCCAGAGCAACGGGACTGGTTCAGCCAAGAAATATGCAATGACATTCAAGGGTGCTGGGCCAAGTCCAACCTCAATAAGCTTCCATAGCTACACAACTACACAGAGAGACGATGGTGTATTCTGTGGCCCTGTCGTTGATGGTGTAGTTCTAAAAGTTTCTAGTGGGCACAAAACATATATGCAATTTTCCTTCCTAATGACTGTGCTACTTGCAACAGTTCTGAAATTAGGCAAGCTAATATAG